Proteins from one Telopea speciosissima isolate NSW1024214 ecotype Mountain lineage chromosome 1, Tspe_v1, whole genome shotgun sequence genomic window:
- the LOC122652654 gene encoding protein FAR1-RELATED SEQUENCE 7-like, with translation MENMQPKAIFTDQNPGIMRTIKLVFLLTVHRLCRWHLEKHRIQHMRALYKKYPDLNTVYRSCIYGSNTPVEFEERWECMRGELMNMYFKGFFTSTTPLNEFVTQFEEAENRRREKEAKKDAICITSSPSCATSHRIEQQAVNVYTNKVFKFFFEEWFACFGLQVNQCDDEIIEKRHILKIHVITDRSHIPDRYIMHRWTKAAQFSNTPSGTLSGSSQGQPQQPIWLLQDLVNKFAREGTLFEERFDAALKILNEGLVQVQRLQANVPSSSCNPEPSAVVQRRVNQSLRRSITRGPNLKRMVAGIETVTNRRGYHCSSCGGTDHNIQNCPMANTLGIMGDHTQVSNFSSQIETLGVNTQCSNLSLQIERARDNTQGINRSEQIDLNEPATLL, from the exons ATGGAAAATATGCAGCCTAAAGCAATATTTACAGATCAAAACCCAGGAATAATGAGAACAATCAAGCTTGTGTTTCTATTGACTGTGCATCGGCTATGTAGATGGCATCTGGAGAAACATAGGATACAACACATGAGAGCATTGTACAAAAAATATCCTGATTTGAACACAGTTtataggagttgtatttatggTTCTAATACACCAGTTGAATTTGAGGAGCGTTGGGAGTGCATG AGGGGAGAGTTGATGAATATGTATTTTAAGGGCTTCTTCACATCAACAACACCTCTTAATGAATTCGTTACTCAATTTGAAGAGGCTgagaacagaagaagagaaaaagaagccaAGAAAGATGCTATCTGCATCACCTCATCACCTTCTTGTGCTACAAGTCACAGAATTGAGCAACAAGCCGTTAATGTTTATACTAATAAGGTGTTCAAGTTTTTCTTTGAGGAGTGGTTTGCTTGTTTTGGTCTTCAAGTGAATCAATGTGATGATGAAATTATAGAGAAGAG ACATATACTTAAGATACATGTGATAACAGACAGATCCCACATTCCAGATAGGTATATCATGCATAGGTGGACCAAAGCGGCCCAATTTAGTAACACCCCATCTGGAACTTTGTCAGGGTCATCTCAAGGACAGCCACAACAACCAATATGGCTTTTACAAGATCTTGTCAATAAATTTGCAAGAGAAGGAACTCTTTTTGAAGAGCGGTTTGATGCTGCTTTAAAAATATTGAATGAAGGGTTAGTGCAGGTCCAGAGATTGCAAGCAAATGTGCCTAGTTCCAGTTGTAATCCGGAACCTTCAGCTGTAGTCCAACGAAGAGTAAATCAATCCTTACGTAGATCGATAACAAGGGGACCAAATTTAAAACGTATGGTTGCTGGCATTGAAACAGTCACTAATCGAAGGggttaccattgttcttcttgtGGCGGTACAGACCACAACATTCAAAATTGTCCTATG GCTAACACATTGGGGATTATGGGCGATCATACACAAGTCAGCAACTTCTCTTCGCAAATAGAGACCTTGGGGGTTAATACACAATGTAGTAACCTATCCTTGCAAATAGAGAGAGCACGGGATAATACACAAGGCATAAATCGATCGGAGCAAATAGATTTGAATG AACCTGCTACTCTTTTGTGA